The genome window AGGCAGCGGGAACTCTCAGCTACAGCCTCTTCAATGTTATAGCCTATAACGACGTCATTAAAATTATGAACACGTTCCTCGGCACTCTGCTCAGGAACGGGAAGTCTTTTCGGGGTTATGTCTAAAGCCATTACTCTTCACCCATTTCAGCTTTATATTTTTCCAGAGACATTTTTTCTTCGTCTTTGTACTGACGCATACGGTTCATAAACTCATTCCAGTTTACGCCCCATCCGTCAAACTCTGGTCCGTCAACACACGCGAATCTGATCTGGTCATGAATGGTTACTCGGCAGCCGCCGCACATTCCTGTTCCATCGATCATAATTGGGTTTAAGGAAACAAAAATGGGAATATTCAACTCTTTGGCTTTCAAAGAGGAGAATTTCATCATAATGGAAGGACCGATGGCCCATGACTGATCGAATTTGATTCCGCGATTATGAAGCTCCACCATAGCATCGGTAACAACGCCCTTCATGCCGGCAGATCCGTCATCAGTGGTGATGAGAAGCTCATCAGAGTACTTCTCGCATTCTTCCTTCATAATGACAAGATCCTTTGTTCGTCCGCCAAGAATGGTGTAAACTTTGTTCCCGGCCTCTTTCAAAGCTCTGATAATTGGGAAAAGGGCGGCTATACCAACGCCACCACCGATCATTAATACTGTTCCGTAATTTTTAATCTCGCTGGGCATTCCCAGGGGACCAAGAATATCGGTTAAACAGTCTCCCTCTTTCATGTCGGCAAACTCGGCAGTTGTCTTTCCAACGATCTGGAAAATCATGCGGATAAGACCTTTTTCACGGTCAAAGTCGGCCACAGTGAGAGGAATACGCTCTCCTTGGGGGTTCGTACGGATGATGACGAACTGCCCCGGCTGAACATGTCGTGCCACTCTAGGAGCTTCTACCCAAATGTCGAATTCCTTGGGGACGACAAGCTTTTTGGAAATAATTTTGTACACTTTGTTTCCTCCTCGTTTATCGAAGATATACTGGGGGTTATGTTATTAGGGGTCGTGTTATCTACTCTCAACTTGATACCTTATATGTTATATTTATTTTGTCAATACAAATTATGCCATATATTTACATTCAGTACCTCATCTTTTTTACTATTTTTAACCACGAAAAATGTGATTTATTCTCAGGGTTGACGAATGAAGGGGAACTATGTAATATACCCATAGAGGGTATAAATAGTCCTATTCAAACGGAGGGATAAATAATGATAAAAGTTTATTCAACACCCACGTGCCCCTGGTGCACCAAAGCCAAAGAATATCTTACTTCAAAAGGCGTGGAATTTGAAGTCGTTGATGTTTCCCAAGATAGAGAAGCAGCTATGGATATGGTTAAAAAGACGAAACAGATGGGCGTTCCTGTTGTTCAGTTCGATGATGTATATATAGTAGGATTTGACCGACCTGCCATAGATGCTGAACTTGAAAAAATAGGGAAGTAACCAGGAATAAGGGGAACGTAATATAATAGTGGCCTAACCTTAGCTTCCATGTAGGGAGGTCATTGTATGAAAGGTTGTCTTGAATTCCATTATGGTGCAGCGCTGGGAGAGCCTTCGGCCCCGGAAGCTGTGACATTTAAAAATGTAAGAAATTTACTGCCTCATTTACAGAAGGCGGATTCTTTGTTGAGGAGTCACCAGGAAAATGGCATGGAAGGTGCAGGGTGGCTCCTTCTTCCTTATGAATCCCCTTCTCGGATTTTGGAAATTGCCTCTCATTTAGCTTCTATGAGTGACGTTATTCAAATTGGCATTGGAGGATCCGCTTTAGGAAACCTCATGCTTCATAATGCGCTTTTGCCCCCCTATTGGAACGATTCTGCTCATAATCTATCCAGACCTCGTTTTTATATGGCAGATAACGTAGATCCTGAAGAGAACAAGTCTATATGGGATAACGTAGACCCTCAGAATACAGCTCTGATTGTTGTAAGCAAATCAGGAACTACGGCAGAGACCATGGCCAACTTTCTTTTCTTCTGGAACAAGTTAAAAGAAAGACTAGGGGCGGAAGAGGCTGCAAAACGAACAGTAGTCATTACAGATCCCGAAAAGGGTGTTTTACGGGCCTTTGCCCAGGAGACAGGATGCTTTGTTCTCCCCATTCCCAAGGGAGTGGGCGGTCGTTATTCTGTCTTGTCTTCTGTGGGCCTTCTTTCTGCTGCGTCTCTTGGTATTGATATAGAAAGTCTTCTTGCGGGGGCGCGCGAGATGTCTGACTTTTTGGCTGCTGCCCAAAATATTGAAGAAAATCCTGCGTGGATTATATCTGCTCTGGCATGGCTTCACGCGAAACGTGAGCGAAATATGCTCGTCTTCATGCCCTATATCGACCGTCTCTCCATGTTGAGCGAATGGTTTGCCCAGCTGTGGGGTGAGAGTCTCGGCAAGGAAGGGCGCGGTTCCACTCCCATAAAAGCTTTGGGAACCATAGACCAGCATTCTCAACTGCAACTTTATACAGAGGGTCCTGATGATAAATTATTTATGTTTCTGAACGTTCAAGATGTGAAAGATGATTTTGAGATTCCTAAGGGGGATGAAAAAAGTCTTCTTCCCCTCTCATACCTTTTTGGTCAATCCATGCATAAGCTTCGCTCGGCAGAAGAGCTTTCTACGGCGTCGGCTCTGGTCAAGGCAGGTTGTCCAGTTCTCTGGTTGCAGATTCCTACTCTTGACCCATTCTATCTTGGAGCAGTTCTTTTCCTTTTGGAATATGTGACGGCCCTTACCGGTTTGATTATGGAGATCAATCCCTTCAATCAGCCGGGAGTGGAGCAGGGAAAGCGATATACCTATGGACTAATGGGAAGAGAGGGATTCGACGAAGAGAAACAGGAAGTGAACTCCTTTTCAAAAGTTCTTTCTTCCCGAATCATTACCGTGCCATTTTGCGAAAAGTGATACAATACACGTGAATTTGAAAAAGAAGGAGTTGGGGAAAGCGTGGGGACGACTCTTCTCAGTGTTGACTCTATAACAGTTCGTAGAGAAAACACGACTATATTGAAAGATATGAGCTTAAAAGTTGAAAGCGGGGAAGTAACCGGCGTTCTCGGACGGAACGGAGCGGGAAAGTCGAGTCTTGCCTATGCCCTTATGGGATTGCCCGATTATATTCCCGTAAAAGGTTCTATCACCTTTCTTGGAAAAGATATTACAAGATGGTCGATTACCGATCGTGCGAAGGCCGGATTAACACTTGCGTGGCAGCTTCCGGCACGGTATGAGGGTATTAGTATCAGAGACTATCTGCGGACAGGAACAAAAGGGTGCTCTGAACGAGATTTAGAAGAATCCATGGACTTTATTCAGATGAATACGACATTCCTTGACCGGGCAATCGACAAAAGCCTCTCTG of Aminobacterium sp. MB27-C1 contains these proteins:
- a CDS encoding sulfide/dihydroorotate dehydrogenase-like FAD/NAD-binding protein, whose protein sequence is MYKIISKKLVVPKEFDIWVEAPRVARHVQPGQFVIIRTNPQGERIPLTVADFDREKGLIRMIFQIVGKTTAEFADMKEGDCLTDILGPLGMPSEIKNYGTVLMIGGGVGIAALFPIIRALKEAGNKVYTILGGRTKDLVIMKEECEKYSDELLITTDDGSAGMKGVVTDAMVELHNRGIKFDQSWAIGPSIMMKFSSLKAKELNIPIFVSLNPIMIDGTGMCGGCRVTIHDQIRFACVDGPEFDGWGVNWNEFMNRMRQYKDEEKMSLEKYKAEMGEE
- a CDS encoding glutaredoxin domain-containing protein, which produces MIKVYSTPTCPWCTKAKEYLTSKGVEFEVVDVSQDREAAMDMVKKTKQMGVPVVQFDDVYIVGFDRPAIDAELEKIGK
- a CDS encoding glucose-6-phosphate isomerase; this translates as MKGCLEFHYGAALGEPSAPEAVTFKNVRNLLPHLQKADSLLRSHQENGMEGAGWLLLPYESPSRILEIASHLASMSDVIQIGIGGSALGNLMLHNALLPPYWNDSAHNLSRPRFYMADNVDPEENKSIWDNVDPQNTALIVVSKSGTTAETMANFLFFWNKLKERLGAEEAAKRTVVITDPEKGVLRAFAQETGCFVLPIPKGVGGRYSVLSSVGLLSAASLGIDIESLLAGAREMSDFLAAAQNIEENPAWIISALAWLHAKRERNMLVFMPYIDRLSMLSEWFAQLWGESLGKEGRGSTPIKALGTIDQHSQLQLYTEGPDDKLFMFLNVQDVKDDFEIPKGDEKSLLPLSYLFGQSMHKLRSAEELSTASALVKAGCPVLWLQIPTLDPFYLGAVLFLLEYVTALTGLIMEINPFNQPGVEQGKRYTYGLMGREGFDEEKQEVNSFSKVLSSRIITVPFCEK
- a CDS encoding ABC transporter ATP-binding protein, with product MGTTLLSVDSITVRRENTTILKDMSLKVESGEVTGVLGRNGAGKSSLAYALMGLPDYIPVKGSITFLGKDITRWSITDRAKAGLTLAWQLPARYEGISIRDYLRTGTKGCSERDLEESMDFIQMNTTFLDRAIDKSLSGGERKRIELASIYLMKPRLAILDEPDSGVDLLALREVLGLLRLLADQGSGVMVITHREDVAAGCDRSYLMCDGRIILEGSAGAVKRYFMSQCRPCDGCEVGEVMRRG